One window of the Prinia subflava isolate CZ2003 ecotype Zambia chromosome 1, Cam_Psub_1.2, whole genome shotgun sequence genome contains the following:
- the LOC134552362 gene encoding serpin B4-like isoform X2: MVILGARGSTLEQIEKVFHFREVLSSTRQENRNPSEECEEDEGVHSQFQALLAEVSEPGPGCCLTIANRLFGEITYPFFQQYLESTKKFYRAELEPVNFKYTEEEVRDKINFWVENETKGKIKDLFAAGFIDPSTVLVLVNAIYFKGKWAVEFKKEDTKEMYFHLNKNESRKVQMMFQEGYFNMAIIEELNTKVIELQYFNNELSMLILLPEDDCEDFTGLEQLECALTYEKLTEWTSSATMQPLSVKVYLPQFKMEESYVLNSTLQQMGVMNVFDWGKADLSGISMRDGLVVSKAIQKTIVEVNEEGSEAGCSMGLLAVPLCCPVTYEFKADHPFLFFIRHNQTKTILFFGRYSSP, encoded by the exons ATGGTTATCCTTGGAGCCAGGGGCAGCACACTTGAGCAGATTGAGAAG GTCTTTCATTTCAGAGAGGTTTTGAGCAGTACgagacaggaaaacagaaaccCTTCTGAGGAG TGTGAAGAAGATGAAGGAGTCCATTCCCAGTTCCAGGCTCTGTTGGCTGAAGTCAGTGAACCCGGACCAGGCTGTTGTCTCACCATTGCCAACAGGCTCTTTGGAGAAATTACTTATCCATTCTTCCAG CAATACTTGGAATCCACAAAGAAATTCTATCGAGCAGAACTGGAACCAGTAAATTTTAAATACACTGAAGAAGAAGTCAGAGACAAAATTAACTTCTGGGTTGAAAATGAGacaaaag gtaaaatCAAAGATCTAtttgctgctggttttattGATCCCTCTACTGTACTTGTCCTGGTCAATgctatatattttaaaggaaagtgGGCAGTAGAATTTAAGAAAGAAGACACTAAGGAAATGTATTTCCACCTGAACAAG AATGAGAGCAGGAAAGTGCAGATGATGTTTCAAGAAGGATATTTTAACATGGCCATCATAGAGGAACTGAATACAAAAGTCATAGAGCTCCAATACTTCAATAATGAACTGAGCATGCTCATTCTTCTTCCTGAAGATGACTGTGAGGACTTTACTGGCCTAGAACAG CTTGAATGTGCCCTCACCTATGAAAAACTCACAGAATGGACAAGCTCGGCCACGATGCAACCACTGAGCGTGAAGGTGTACCTGCCCCAGTTCAAGATGGAGGAAAGTTATGTTCTCAACAGCACTCTTCAGCAGATGGGAGTAATGAATGTTTTTGACTGGGGAAAAGCTGATTTGTCGGGAATCTCTATGAGAGATGGCTTGGTTGTGTCCAAGGCCATCCAGAAGACAATTGTGGAAGTCAATGAAGAGGGCAGTGAAGCAGGTTGTTCCATGGGGCTTCTTGCAGTGCCTCTGTGTTGCCCAGTAACTTATGAGTTCAAAGCTGACCATCCATTCCTCTTCTTCATCAGACACAACCAAACCAAGACCATTCTCTTCTTTGGAAGATATTCTTCTCCTTAA
- the LOC134552362 gene encoding leukocyte elastase inhibitor A-like isoform X1, with translation MCSLSAANARFCLDFFRELNKRKRNENIFFSPLSLSAAFGMVILGARGSTLEQIEKVFHFREVLSSTRQENRNPSEECEEDEGVHSQFQALLAEVSEPGPGCCLTIANRLFGEITYPFFQQYLESTKKFYRAELEPVNFKYTEEEVRDKINFWVENETKGKIKDLFAAGFIDPSTVLVLVNAIYFKGKWAVEFKKEDTKEMYFHLNKNESRKVQMMFQEGYFNMAIIEELNTKVIELQYFNNELSMLILLPEDDCEDFTGLEQLECALTYEKLTEWTSSATMQPLSVKVYLPQFKMEESYVLNSTLQQMGVMNVFDWGKADLSGISMRDGLVVSKAIQKTIVEVNEEGSEAGCSMGLLAVPLCCPVTYEFKADHPFLFFIRHNQTKTILFFGRYSSP, from the exons ATGTGCTCTCTCAGTGCAGCCAATGCCAGGTTCTGTCTTGACTTTTTCAGAGagctgaacaaaagaaaaagaaatgaaaacatcttCTTCTCCCCATTAAGTCTGTCAGCTGCCTTTGGAATGGTTATCCTTGGAGCCAGGGGCAGCACACTTGAGCAGATTGAGAAG GTCTTTCATTTCAGAGAGGTTTTGAGCAGTACgagacaggaaaacagaaaccCTTCTGAGGAG TGTGAAGAAGATGAAGGAGTCCATTCCCAGTTCCAGGCTCTGTTGGCTGAAGTCAGTGAACCCGGACCAGGCTGTTGTCTCACCATTGCCAACAGGCTCTTTGGAGAAATTACTTATCCATTCTTCCAG CAATACTTGGAATCCACAAAGAAATTCTATCGAGCAGAACTGGAACCAGTAAATTTTAAATACACTGAAGAAGAAGTCAGAGACAAAATTAACTTCTGGGTTGAAAATGAGacaaaag gtaaaatCAAAGATCTAtttgctgctggttttattGATCCCTCTACTGTACTTGTCCTGGTCAATgctatatattttaaaggaaagtgGGCAGTAGAATTTAAGAAAGAAGACACTAAGGAAATGTATTTCCACCTGAACAAG AATGAGAGCAGGAAAGTGCAGATGATGTTTCAAGAAGGATATTTTAACATGGCCATCATAGAGGAACTGAATACAAAAGTCATAGAGCTCCAATACTTCAATAATGAACTGAGCATGCTCATTCTTCTTCCTGAAGATGACTGTGAGGACTTTACTGGCCTAGAACAG CTTGAATGTGCCCTCACCTATGAAAAACTCACAGAATGGACAAGCTCGGCCACGATGCAACCACTGAGCGTGAAGGTGTACCTGCCCCAGTTCAAGATGGAGGAAAGTTATGTTCTCAACAGCACTCTTCAGCAGATGGGAGTAATGAATGTTTTTGACTGGGGAAAAGCTGATTTGTCGGGAATCTCTATGAGAGATGGCTTGGTTGTGTCCAAGGCCATCCAGAAGACAATTGTGGAAGTCAATGAAGAGGGCAGTGAAGCAGGTTGTTCCATGGGGCTTCTTGCAGTGCCTCTGTGTTGCCCAGTAACTTATGAGTTCAAAGCTGACCATCCATTCCTCTTCTTCATCAGACACAACCAAACCAAGACCATTCTCTTCTTTGGAAGATATTCTTCTCCTTAA